The following nucleotide sequence is from Gammaproteobacteria bacterium.
AAGTCGTAGTAGCCAGCGCAGTGCCGATGCCGCCCAAAGATCGGGATTGGTGAATTCTAGGAGCGTTGTGGTAATTCGGCGCAGCCCTTCCCAGTCCTGACGTTCAAGGTATGCGTAGGCATCGCGGGTAAAATCGTCATACACCGGCCCGCCGTTCGGTGCGCCCGCAGGGACCGCCAATACCACAGGAGAAGCGGTGGCGATGCGCACCTGATCGGGCACATAGCGGAAACGTTCCTTGACCGCTGCAAGCGGCCCCGCAGACAAGCCAGAAAATCGCAACACGGCGCGGTAAGCGTCGAGTTCGGCCAGCGACGGCCAAGGTTCCGTGGGGTCGATCCGCAGTGCTGCCAGACCCTCCACCTGACGAACCAAAAATAACGGATCATCGCCGGTGAAAAAACATTGCGTGTCGGGTTGGTATTGAAACAGCACCACAGGCAAATCGTCTGCCTGAAGATGCTCGAAAAGCGCAAGGCGCTCAATTTCGGCAATCGTCCCGATCCAGGATAGGTCAAACGGTGCCGCTGTTTCGGTGGCAGTTACCGTACTTGCTTCAGTACCGGGTAAAAAAACACGCAGTTTCGCAGCCAGCTCACGGGCCAATGACTCACTGTCCTGATCGAGCCGCTCCTGGCGTTCAAGGTCGTCGATCCACCGCGTGATGCGGTCAAAAGCATTCAACAACAGATCGGTCATGCCTAGATCGAACTTGATCTCATGGCCTCGCAAAGCGTCTAGGAGATCCTCGGCGGCATGTACCAGGCGGGTAATCGCCGGAAACTCGAACAGCCCCGAGGAACCTTTAATAGTATGCGCCGCCCGAAAAACATCATTAATGCAATTCAGATCGTTCGGATTGCGTTCAATGGCCAGCAGGCCATTGCCAATCCGCTCGATTTGGTCGCGGGTCTCAACGATAAACTGCGCGAGTAATGGGGTCATGCCGCGCGTTCCCCTAGCAACAGGCGGGCGTGCAGAACCAGATCAGCGGGCTTGACGGGCTTGACCAGATAAAAGTTAGCACCAGCACCATAGGCAAGATTGGCATCGTGCTCGCCAGCCTCGGTGCTGATGGTGATGGCCGGAATCCCACGCAAGGTTGCCTCACGACGAACCGTGCGCAGGAAGGAATAGCCATCCATCACCGGCATGTTGATGTCCACCACGAGGAGGTCGAAGCTGGCCACGAGCGCCTTTTCCAGCCCTTCAAGGCCATTTGCGGCCTCTTCCACGGCAAACCCTTCCCCCTCTAGGATCTGGCGGTAATACATACGCACCGTGGCAGCGTCGTCGATAATCAGGATCCGTTTCATGGATTCAGGTCTCAAAGTGGTTTCTGATAGACAATGGCCTCGGGGAATTTGCGCACGGTAAACAATGAAGTGATCCGGTTCATGGATTCCGAATGTCCCAGGCAGATGAACCCGCCGGGCTTGAGCGCGCTAAAGAGCGCCTCTGCGGCCACGCGGCGGGAGTCGTCGTCGTAATAAATCAGGAGATTACGACAAAAAATGAGATCAAATCCCCGATAAGCGCGCATGTGCGTCAGATCAGCGAGATTGACCTGGGTAAACTCCACTGAATCTTTGATATCGCTCGAAATCTCGCGGCGACCACCGCCTAGATCCTTAAAATACTTGTTGCGGAGAATCTCGGGGAGATGACTCGTTGATCGCGTATCGTAAATTCCTTGTCGCGCCCTGGCCAAAATCTGGGTGTCAATGTCCGAGGCAACGAGTTCAATATTGTATTCATCCACTGATGGCCAATGCTCCAGAAGATAAATGGCAATCGAATAAGGCTCCTCCCCCGAGGAACTTGGAATCGACCAGATGCGGATGGTGTCATCGCGGCGTCGGTGCCTGGTGATTTCCGGTAGGAGCGAACCCACCATACATTGAAATTGATATTCTTCACGAAAAAAATACGTTTCGTTGACCGTCATCAGGTTGATAAGCGTTTGCAACTCTGCGCCCGATGCCTGAAAACGTAAGGTCACGAAATAATCTCTGAAATTCTCGCTTCCCGTTGCCACGATGCGATCAATTAAGCGTTTATCCACGAAATAACGCTTGCCATCCTCAAAAAAAATTCCTGTCTTGCGGTAAAAAAAATCCCGAAA
It contains:
- a CDS encoding putative chemotaxis regulator CheY (Evidence 3 : Putative function from multiple computational evidences), which encodes MKRILIIDDAATVRMYYRQILEGEGFAVEEAANGLEGLEKALVASFDLLVVDINMPVMDGYSFLRTVRREATLRGIPAITISTEAGEHDANLAYGAGANFYLVKPVKPADLVLHARLLLGERAA
- the cheR gene encoding Chemotaxis protein methyltransferase 2, which codes for MSDFISPVPVISEEEFQKFRDFFYRKTGIFFEDGKRYFVDKRLIDRIVATGSENFRDYFVTLRFQASGAELQTLINLMTVNETYFFREEYQFQCMVGSLLPEITRHRRRDDTIRIWSIPSSSGEEPYSIAIYLLEHWPSVDEYNIELVASDIDTQILARARQGIYDTRSTSHLPEILRNKYFKDLGGGRREISSDIKDSVEFTQVNLADLTHMRAYRGFDLIFCRNLLIYYDDDSRRVAAEALFSALKPGGFICLGHSESMNRITSLFTVRKFPEAIVYQKPL